A stretch of Rhodospirillales bacterium DNA encodes these proteins:
- a CDS encoding group III truncated hemoglobin: protein MTAAIMSQTGLDEVMLRNLVHSFYARVRGDTELGPVFAARITDWGPHLERMVAFWSSVALMTGRYHGRPVPAHTTLSIQGVHFERWLRLFRATAQEVCTPAAAAHVVERAERIARALRMAVEAAQAAPDAIPALR, encoded by the coding sequence ATGACAGCCGCCATCATGTCTCAAACGGGCCTCGACGAGGTCATGCTGCGCAACCTCGTCCATTCCTTCTACGCGCGGGTCCGTGGCGACACCGAACTCGGCCCGGTCTTTGCCGCCCGCATCACCGACTGGGGGCCGCATCTGGAGCGCATGGTCGCCTTCTGGTCTTCGGTCGCGCTGATGACGGGACGCTACCACGGCCGCCCGGTGCCGGCACATACCACCCTATCGATCCAGGGGGTGCACTTCGAACGCTGGCTGCGGCTCTTCCGCGCGACGGCGCAGGAGGTCTGCACGCCAGCGGCCGCGGCCCACGTCGTCGAGCGGGCGGAACGCATCGCCCGCGCTCTCCGCATGGCGGTCGAGGCGGCGCAAGCCGCCCCCGATGCCATTCCCGCCCTTCGCTGA